The following are encoded together in the Thermus neutrinimicus genome:
- the tatC gene encoding twin-arginine translocase subunit TatC: MKEAPLVEHLEELRTRILWSLLAWVVGTGVAWSFRVQLLEWLKRPLDLAAKQNSIQVNLIVLDITEPFLVSLKVAAFGGLVLALPFIVYQVWAFIAPGLYEHEKRLAAPFLLGAGFSFAAGALFAYYGFLPFAIPFLLGFLGEVITPQISIGRYMGQVLMMMGVMGLVFEMPVVSYLLARLGILSSAFLARNWRIAVVLLLTLAALITPTVDVVSLAIVTGPLLVLYWVSVLVARVAERARPKEEAA; the protein is encoded by the coding sequence TTGAAGGAAGCACCCCTGGTTGAACACCTCGAGGAGCTCCGGACCCGCATCCTCTGGTCCCTGTTGGCCTGGGTGGTGGGCACGGGGGTGGCCTGGAGCTTCAGGGTCCAGCTTCTGGAGTGGCTGAAGCGTCCCTTGGACCTGGCGGCCAAGCAGAACAGCATCCAGGTGAACCTCATCGTCTTGGACATCACCGAGCCCTTCTTGGTTTCCTTGAAGGTGGCGGCCTTCGGGGGACTGGTGTTGGCCCTGCCCTTCATCGTCTACCAGGTCTGGGCCTTCATCGCCCCTGGGCTTTACGAGCACGAGAAGCGCCTGGCGGCGCCCTTCTTGCTGGGGGCGGGGTTTAGCTTTGCCGCGGGAGCCCTTTTCGCCTACTATGGCTTCCTGCCCTTCGCCATCCCCTTTCTCTTGGGCTTTCTGGGCGAGGTCATCACCCCGCAGATCTCCATCGGCCGTTACATGGGCCAGGTCCTCATGATGATGGGGGTCATGGGCCTGGTCTTTGAGATGCCGGTGGTGAGCTATCTGCTGGCCCGCCTGGGGATCCTTTCCTCCGCTTTCTTGGCCCGCAATTGGCGGATCGCCGTGGTCCTCCTCCTCACCCTGGCGGCCCTCATCACCCCCACGGTGGACGTGGTGTCCTTGGCCATCGTCACCGGGCCCCTTCTGGTCCTCTACTGGGTCTCCGTGCTGGTGGCCAGGGTGGCGGAGCGGGCTAGGCCCAAGGAAGAAGCCGCTTGA